A genomic window from Glycine max cultivar Williams 82 chromosome 17, Glycine_max_v4.0, whole genome shotgun sequence includes:
- the LOC100817100 gene encoding F-box/LRR-repeat protein 15, which translates to MKLWCCPWLCFTEEEEEEEEEERKFPKPMKEGDIIFGNVVVSDDDDGDGDGNDTRGDDKQFAMVRADVLGSWPGESSSTAAAECLDIAAAGESRDLSNKRAKFYADFEEHHFSTGKCSASNEYVDYNFSIKGTLRPNGETCYDAFSLMGVVEENSSGFDSRIVKEGGEGDDSDISKVEEDVEVRMDLTDDLLHMVFSFLDHPNLCKAARVCKQWRGASAHEDFWKSLNFEDRNISVEQFEDMCSRYPNATAVSLSGSAIYLLVMKAICSLRNLEFLTLGRGQIADTFFHALADCSMLRRLNINDSILGNGIQEITINHDRLCHLQLTKCRVMRIAVRCPQLETMSLKRSNMAQVVLNCPLLHELDIGSCHKLPDAAIRAAATSCPQLVSLDMSNCSCVSDETLREIALSCANLSFLDASYCSNISLESVRLPMLTVLKLHSCEGITSASMAAIAHSYMLEVLELDNCSLLTSVSLDLPRLQTIRLVHCRKFADLNMRTMMLSSILVSNCPALHRINITSNSLQKLALQKQDSLTMLALQCQSLQEVDLSECESLTNSICDVFSDGGGCPMLKSLVLDNCESLTSVRFISTSLVSLSLGGCRAITSLELTCPNLEKVILDGCDHLERASFCPVGLRSLNLGICPKLNILSIEAMFMVSLELKGCGVLSEASLNCPLLTSLDASFCSQLTDECLSATTASCPLIESLILMSCPSIGLDGLCSLRWLPNLTLLDLSYTFLVNLQPIFESCSQLKVLKLQACKYLTDSSLEPLYKGALPVLQELDLSYGTLCQSAIEELLSCCTHLTRVSLNGCANMHDLNWGCSRAHTAELPGVNVLPIASSPENVLELSEQPIRLLQNLNCVGCPNIRKVFIPSTAHCSRLLFLNLSLSANLKEVDVACLNLSWLNLSNCSSLEVLKLECPRLTSLFLQSCNINEEAVEAAISKCTMLETLDVRFCPKISSMSMGRLRAACSSLKRIFSSLSAS; encoded by the exons ATGAAGCTTTGGTGTTGTCCATGGCTATGCTTCactgaagaagaagaggaagaagaagaagaagagcgcAAATTTCCCAAACCTATGAAGGAAGGAGACATCATTTTCGGAAACGTCGTCGTTTCCGACGACGACGACGGCGACGGAGACGGAAACGATACCCGCGGCGACGATAAGCAATTCGCGATGGTCCGCGCCGATGTATTGGGCTCGTGGCCCGGCGAGAGCAGCTCCACCGCCGCCGCCGAGTGTTTGGATATCGCCGCCGCCGGCGAGAGCCGCGATTTGAGCAACAAGCGCGCCAAGTTCTACGCCGACTTCGA ggaGCATCACTTTTCAACCGGGAAGTGCAGTGCATCTAATGAATACGTTGATTATAACTTTAGTATTAAAGGCACTCTTCGACCCAACGGTGAGACTTGCTATGATGCATTTTCATTGATGGGTGTTGTTGAAGAGAATAGTAGTGGCTTCGATTCCCGCATTGTGAAAGAGGGTGGTGAGGGAGATGATAGCGATATCTCGAAAGTGGAAGAAGATGTAGAGGTCAGAATGGATCTCACCGATGACTTGTTGCATATG GTTTTTTCGTTTTTGGATCATCCCAATCTCTGCAAAGCTGCCAGGGTTTGTAAGCAGTGGCGAGGTGCCAGTGCTCATGAAGATTTCTGgaaaagtttgaattttgaagatCGGAACATATCTGTAGAACAAT TTGAGGACATGTGTAGCCGTTATCCTAATGCCACAGCAGTGAGCTTATCTGGTTCTGCTATTTACTTGCTTGTCATGAAGGCCATCTGTTCATTAAG GAATCTAGAGTTTCTAACATTAGGAAGGGGACAGATAGCTGATACTTTTTTCCATGCTTTAGCTGATTGTTCTATGTTGAGAAGATTGAATATCAATGATTCTATACTTGGCAACGGCATTCAGGAGATAACTATTAATCATGACAGATTGTGTCATCTTCAATTAACAAAATGCCGTGTGATGCGAATAGCAGTCAG GTGCCCACAACTTGAAACTATGTCGTTGAAGCGCAGTAACATGGCACAGGTTGTGCTTAATTGTCCACTTTTGCATGAGCTTGATATTGGCTCTTGCCACAAACTTCCTGATGCCGCGATACGAGCTGCTGCAACTTCATGCCCTCAACTGGTCTCACTGGACATGTCAAATTGTTCATGTGTCAGTGATGAAACTCTGCGTGAAATAGCATTGAGTTGTGCTAACCTTAGttttcttgatgcatcataCTGCTCAAACATATCTTTGGAG TCTGTTAGACTGCCAATGTTAACAGTTTTAAAGCTCCATAGCTGCGAAGGCATTACTTCTGCCTCAATGGCTGCAATAGCTCATAGTTATATGTTGGAG GTTTTGGAGCTTGACAATTGCAGCCTGTTGACTTCAGTGTCTTTGGATCTTCCTCGTTTGCAGACTATTAGATTGGTACACTGTCGCAA ATTTGCTGATTTGAACATGAGAACTATGATGCTTTCTTCTATACTGGTATCAAACTGCCCTGCACTCCATCGTATCAACATCACTTCAAATTCACTTCAA AAATTAGCCTTGCAAAAGCAAGATAGTTTAACCATGCTAGCTCTGCAATGCCAATCTTTACAAGAAGTGGACCTCTCAGAGTGTGAATCTTTGACAAACTCTATATGTGATGTTTTTagtgatggtggaggatgcccTATGCTGAAATCACTAGTTCTTGATAATTGTGAG AGCTTGACATCCGTTCGGTTCATCAGCACCTCTTTGGTCAGTCTTTCCCTTGGTGGTTGTCGGGCAATTACTTCTCTTGAGCTCACATGCCCTAACCTTGAGAAAGTCATTTTGGATGGCTGTGATCATTTGGAAAGAGCATCCTTTTGTCCT GTTGGCCTTCGGTCTCTCAATTTAGGAATATGTCCAAAATTGAATATACTCAGCATAGAAGCCATGTTTATGGTCTCACTTGAGTTGAAAGGATGTGGTGTTCTGTCCGAGGCATCACTTAATTGTCCTCTCTTGACATCTTTGGATGCTTCCTTTTGCAG CCAACTCACTGATGAATGCTTGTCTGCAACAACGGCCTCCTGCCCATTGATTGAGTCATTAATATTGATGTCATGCCCATCGATTGGTTTAGATGGACTTTGTTCTTTGCGTTGGCTCCCTAATTTAACCCTGCTGGATTTATCGTACACTTTTTTGGTCAATTTGCAGCCTATTTTTGAGTCTTGTTCACAGCTAAAG GTATTAAAGTTACAGGCATGCAAATATCTCACTGACTCATCACTTGAGCCTCTTTACAAAGGTGCTTTACCAGTACTTCAGGAGTTGGACTTGTCTTATGGAACACTGTGTCAGTCGGCCATAGAGGAGCTTCTTTCTTGCTGCACACACCTTACACGTGTGAGCTTGAATGGCTGTGCCAATATGCATGATTTAAACTGGGGATGCAGTCGTGCGCATACTGCTGAATTGCCTGGTGTAAATGTCCTACCCATTGCAAGTTCCCCTGAAAATGTCCTCGAGTTAAGTGAGCAACCCATCCGGTTACTGCAGAACCTAAACTGTGTGGGATGTCCGAACATTCGGAAGGTTTTCATTCCATCAACGGCACATTGTTCccgtttgttatttttaaacctTTCTCTATCAGCTAATTTGAAGGAAGTTGATGTAGCTTGTCTCAACCTAAGCTGGCTTAATCTAAG CAATTGTTCCTCTTTGGAAGTTTTGAAGCTAGAGTGTCCGAGATTGACCAGTCTATTCCTTCAG TCTTGCAACATTAATGAGGAAGCTGTTGAGGCTGCTATATCAAAATGCACTATGCTGGAGACTCTTGATGTTCGCTTCTGTCCAAAG ATAAGCTCAATGAGCATGGGAAGATTGCGTGCAGCATGTTCTAGTTTGAAGCGTATATTCAGCAGCTTGTCAGCTTCATAA
- the LOC100800369 gene encoding uncharacterized protein, translating into MELGDSSRKSRFSSYERVAAISLVVLAVASPLYIDHRPESELEDEEQSLSFAFWLPLLLFVLIIAIALSAFLDRNFTRFDRHWIHRVGGSSGGIVLILVVLFLVLKCKASV; encoded by the coding sequence ATGGAGCTTGGAGATAGCAGCAGGAAGAGCAGGTTTTCCTCTTATGAGAGAGTAGCAGCCATAAGCTTGGTGGTTCTAGCTGTGGCTTCTCCTCTCTATATAGACCATAGACCAGAGAGTGAGTTGGAAGATGAAGAACAATCCCTAAGCTTTGCTTTTTGGTTGCCCTTGCTTCTCTTTGTATTGATAATAGCCATAGCTTTATCGGCTTTTCTCGACCGGAACTTCACCAGGTTCGATCGTCACTGGATTCATAGAGTTGGTGGTTCTTCTGGTGGTATTGTTTTGATTCTTGTTGTTCTCTTTCTAGTTTTGAAGTGTAAAGCGTCTGTGTAA
- the LOC100817633 gene encoding uncharacterized protein: MKSKTVCFGIRGRNNKSKENKVEDLEKLSHVKPNHKGKTKRCASTTPVGDDDGGINVHGANIVASNDAGVAAAVITAAHMSLMCVNDGQDGSGHGHGGESGVDGDGG, translated from the coding sequence ATGAAAAGCAAAACCGTCTGTTTTGGCATCAGAGGACGCAACAACAAGAGCAAGGAAAACAAAGTCGAAGATTTAGAGAAACTCTCCCATGTCAAGCCTAATCACAAGGGAAAAACTAAAAGGTGTGCTTCAACAACTCCTGttggtgatgatgatggtggCATCAATGTTCATGGAGCCAACATAGTTGCTAGCAATGATGCAGGAGTAGCTGCTGCTGTGATCACTGCAGCTCATATGTCTTTGATGTGTGTCAATGATGGTCAAGATGGAAGTGGTCATGGTCATGGGGGTGAATCTGGGGTAGATGGTGATGGTGGCTGA